The proteins below come from a single Metarhizium brunneum chromosome 1, complete sequence genomic window:
- the imt1_0 gene encoding Inositol phosphoceramide mannosyltransferase 1, with translation MRATFRSPRKLITLLVLSLVAILVLHQLSFHDQFLLCDSLSESMKIVDACPRSNIKPSNESLGTTRPGIPNIIHQIWKTEHVETYSAEASHASWRAQAESSNYTLKLWTDNDILQLIKAKYAWLLSTYEGYAQDIQRADMARLVVVHAEGGIYADLDVYPVSVDELSCLRHLGLRAIFSPTAGNAGLSNHFFMAEQGADFLQWALYEGKRRGGPLSKHILLPIRGCTAPRAMDWVCWARATGVSWFGMLQGGLGMGWMGIF, from the exons ATGCGAGCCACTTTCAGAAGTCCACGGAAGCTCATTACCCTCCTTGTGCTATCTCTAGTTGCCATCCTTGTTCTGCACCAACTTAGTTTCCATGACCAATTTCTCCTCTGCGACAGTCTATCAGAGTCGATGAAAATAGTCGACGCGTGCCCTCGATCCAATATCAAACCGAGCAACGAGTCCCTTGGCACGACCAGACCGGGCATCCCAAATATAATCCATCAGATATGGAAAACGGAGCACGTCGAAACATATTCTGCCGAGGCGTCCCACGCGTCATGGAGAGCTCAAGCCGAATCCAGCAATTACACGCTGAAACTATGGACTGACAACGACATCCTACAGCTCATCAAAGCCAAGTATGCGTGGTTGCTATCCACGTACGAAGGATACGCGCAAGACATTCAGCGCGCAGACATGGCCAGACTCGTCGTCGTTCATGCTGAAGGGGGCATCTACGCAGATTTGGACGTCTACCCCGTGTCGGTAGACGAGTTGTCCTGCTtgcggcatcttggcctgCGAGCCATCTTTTCTCCCACGGCGGGGAATGCCGGGCTCAGCAACCACTTCTTCATGGCTGAGCAGGGGGCGGATTTCCTCCAGTGGGCGCTGTACGAGGGTAAACGGCGAGGCGGCCCGTTGTCGAAGCACATTCTTCTACC TATTCGTGGATGTACGGCGCCTCGAGCCATGGACTGGGTGTGCTGGGCGCGGGCTACGGGGGTTTCGTGGTTCGGCATGCTGCAGGGCGGTCTTGGCATGGGTTGGATGGGTATCTTTTGA
- the TPS2_0 gene encoding Trehalose-phosphatase: protein MGLPGPKGASQSETHLPPHDRPSVVSVPVTPGIGRESYDQDYFERNALQSPSTTPGTDSKVAQSPTISRKDARPGSSSERRRRPKQNSTLDGNIISVTFTVPHVLEYRQDSDWELRRCYNRSALLDALHHLSDNGPHNHTVVAWTGEIRQAADSNDDAVSDDNLPITPSSTSISLGGNARMQIPPSKNVFVTRADQLRLEQQLHEDDISIVPVWLADENDMTTEGIRLHDQSRWRRYAEHDLCALLHYRQHPPSEPYSEGGRWADYCQMNQRFAQRVIETYQPEDTVIIHDYYLMLLPLLLRERCPDISVAFYLHTPFPSSELIRCLGRRQSILNGILGSDLVVFQSFHYAQHFANTCARILGLEATSRAVQTATRRVRIEVIPMGISIATVHALAWKATAIEKCALLKQQHGGKKIIVAYDPKDRLGGVDKKLLAFDRFLTKYPEYRNRVILIQVMSPTTMEADDAQEADYATGVGELVAEVNRKYGSLDYMPIQLQSQNLSVDEYFALLRSGDVALFTSVRDGMSTTSLEYVVCQRDGHGPIIISEFSGTASSLKEAIHINPWDTDGVADQIYRALNMEEEERRDIHAAVYRRVAERDVRHWATTLLRRLKRAVGARDSRYFGANGLADIGEK from the exons ATG GGGTTACCAGGGCCAAAAGGTGCGAGTCAAAGCGAAACTCACTTGCCACCTCATGACCGTCCATCTGTCGTGTCGGTTCCTGTCACGCCTGGCATAGGCAGAGAGTCGTACGACCAAGACTATTTCGAGAGGAACGCCCTGCAGTCACCAAGCACGACTCCAGGCACTGATTCCAAGGTGGCGCAATCTCCTACTATTTCTCGTAAAGATGCAAGGCCTGGCTCCTCCTCTGAGCGACGGAGACGACCGAAACAAAACTCAACATTGGATGGAAACATTATATCTGTCACATTCACAGTCCCGCATGTCTTGGAATATCGCCAAGATTCAGACTGG GAATTGCGGCGCTGCTACAACCGCTCAGCATTGTTGGACGCGCTTCACCATCTCTCTGATAATGGTCCTCACAACCACACTGTCGTGGCGTGGACGGGCGAGATTCGCCAGGCAGCCGACAGCAATGACGATGCCGTGTCTGACGACAATCTGCCCATAACTCCTTCGTCTACATCTATTTCTCTAGGGGGTAATGCGCGGATGCAAATACCCCCCTCGAAAAACGTTTTTGTCACGCGCGCCGACCAGCTTCGGCTTGAGCAACAGCTACACGAAGATGACATCTCCATCGTGCCCGTCTGGCTTGCAGACGAAAACGACATGACCACGGAAGGCATACGATTGCATGACCAATCGAGATGGAGACGGTATGCGGAACACGATCTATGTGCTTTGCTTCATTATCGACAGCATCCACCTAGCGAGCCGTACTCCGAAGGAGGGAGATGGGCGGATTATTGCCAAATGAACCAACGATTTGCGCAGAGGGTTATCGAGACCTACCAGCCCGAGGACACTGTCATCATTCATGACTATTACCTGATGCTTCTACCTCTGCTCCTGCGCGAGCGATGTCCCGATATAAGCGTCGCCTTCTACCTCCACACGCCTTTTCCTTCCAGCGAGTTAATACGGTGCCTTGGCAGACGGCAAAGCATTCTCAACGGCATCCTTGGTTCCGACCTCGTTGTATTCCAGTCCTTCCACTACGCCCAGCACTTTGCAAACACGTGCGCCAGAATTCTCGGCCTGGAAGCCACCAGCCGAGCTGTCCAAACGGCAACGAGGCGTGTGCGAATCGAAGTGATTCCAATGGGAATCAGCATCGCCACCGTCCACGCGCTTGCGTGGAAGGCCACCGCCATAGAAAAGTGCGCCCTGCTCAAACAGCAGCACGGCGGCAAGAAGATCATAGTCGCGTACGACCCCAAAGACCGACTGGGTGGCGTGGACAAGAAGTTGCTCGCCTTTGATCGCTTTCTCACCAAGTACCCCGAGTATCGAAACCGCGTCATCCTCATACAAGTCATGAGCCCGACTACAATggaggccgacgatgccCAAGAGGCCGACTACGCCACGGGCGTCGGGGAGCTCGTCGCCGAAGTCAACCGCAAGTATGGCTCGCTGGATTACATGCCCATCCAGCTGCAATCCCAGAATCTTAGCGTCGACGAATACTTTGCCCTGCTGCGGTCGGGGGACGTCGCGCTCTTCACGAGCGTTCGCGACGGCATGAGCACGACGAGCTTGGAGTACGTCGTGTGTCAGCGCGACGGTCATGGCCCGATTATTATATCCGAGTTTAGCGGGACGGCGAGCAGCCTGAAGGAGGCTATTCACATTAATCCCTGGGATACGGATGGCGTCGCGGACCAGATTTACCGGGCGTTGAAtatggaggaggaggagcggcgAGATATCCACGCGGCGGTGTATAGGCGTGTTGCGGAGCGTGATGTGCGGCACTGGGCGACGACTTTGCTGCGCCGTTTGAAAAGGGCTGTTGGGGCCCGCGACTCGAGGTATTTTGGGGCCAATGGTCTTGCTGATATTGGTGAGAAATAG
- the MAL31_0 gene encoding Maltose permease, producing the protein MAAHDPSSTDVKVQGPQHHKHHQDGNYDPKSSLIAEAKSGAIAEQSMSLGTALHLYPKAILWSVLLSSTLIMEGYDLALLGNLYASQPFNRKYGTYNTSTKKYAVSAAWQSGLSNGARAGEIIGLILAGWTVDRWGYKKSMVLFLALMIAFVFVLVFAPSVGVLVAGEVLCGIPWGAFQSITPAYASEVAPVVLRPYLTTFINMCWVIGQFFAAAVNKGSNGRTDEWAYRIPFAVQWVWPVPILAGVLFAPESPWWHMRKNDRASAKASLLRLTSPSHTAFNPDAALALIEHTNEKERQLKEGVSYVDCFKGVDLRRSEIVIGIWLVQTLGGQNLMGYFSYFLTQAGMDPQNSFSLSMGQYALGMVGTAGSWLLMSRVGRRKIHFGGLCCQFALLVIVGCLSFSADNNSVWAIGAMLIIFTFVYDFTVGPVTYSLVSELSSTRLKNKTIVLARAAYNASNIFVNVMTNYQLSSTAWNWGARTAFFWAGSCLLSVVWVFFRLPEPKGRTYAELDELFERGVPARKFAKTHVDPYAGEEKHHV; encoded by the exons atggcggctCACGATCCATCATCCACGGACGTCAAGGTGCAGGGCCCCCAACACCACAAGCATCACCAAGATGGCAACTATGACCCCAAATCTAGCCTCATAGCAGAAGCCAAGTCTGGCGCCATCGCGGAACAATCCATGTCCCTTGGCACCGCCCTCCATCTCTACCCCAAAGCCATCCTCTGGTCGGTCCTCCTCTCGTCCACCCTCATCATGGAAGGTTACGACCTCGCCCTGCTGGGGAACCTGTACGCCTCGCAGCCGTTCAATCGCAAATACGGCACGTACAATACTTCCACTAAGAAATACGCCGTCAGTGCTGCCTGGCAGTCTGGTTTGTCCAACGGCGCGAGGGCAGGCGAGATCATTGGCTTGATCCTTGCGGGGTGGACGGTTGATAGATGGGGGTATAAGAAGAGCATGGTCCTGTTTTTGGCCCTGATGATTGCATTTGTGTTTGTGTTGGTATTTGCGCCAAGTGTCGGGGTCCTGGTGGCAGGGGAGGTGTTGTGTG GCATTCCTTGGGGCGCGTTTCAAAGTATAACACCGGCATACGCATCCGAGGTTGCGCCAGTTGTGCTGCGCCCCTATCTGACCACCTTTATCAACATGTGCTGGGTTATTGGACAGTTCTTTGCCGCAGCCGTCAACAAGGGGTCCAATGGACGTACAGACGAGTGGGCATATAGGATTCCCTTTGCGGTGCAGTGGGTATGGCCTGTTCCCATTCTTGCCGGCGTGTTGTTTGCTCCAGA ATCCCCCTGGTGGCACATGCGCAAAAACGACCGCGCATCCGCAAAGGCGTCTCTCTTGCGCCTCACATCTCCTTCTCACACGGCATTCAACCCCGACGCCGCACTGGCTCTCATCGAGCACACCAATGAAAAGGAGCGCCAGCTGAAAGAAGGGGTCAGCTACGTCGACTGCTTCAAGGGGGTGGACCTGCGTCGCTCCGAAATCGTCATCGGCATCTGGCTCGTGCAGACGCTGGGCGGGCAGAACCTCATGGGCTACTTCTCCTACTTCCTCACGCAGGCGGGCATGGACCCCCAAAACAGCTTCTCGCTGTCCATGGGCCAGTATGCGCTGGGCATGGTGGGCACAGCTGGCTCCTGGCTCCTGATGAGCCGTGTCGGCCGGCGCAAGATTCACTTTGGCGGTTTGTGCTGCCAATTCgcgctcctcgtcatcgtggGCTGCCTGTCCTTCTCGGCGGATAACAACTCGGTGTGGGCGATTGGCGCAATGCTCATCATCTTTACGTTTGTGTACGACTTTACCGTGGGACCGGTGACGTATTCGCTCGTTTCTGAGCTGTCGAGCACGCGGCTGAAGAACAAGACGATTGTGCTGGCGAGAGCCGCGTACAACGCGAGCAACATCTTTGTGAACGTCATGACCAATTATCAGCTGAGTTCGACTGCGTGGAACTGGGGTGCCAGGACGGCGTTTTTCTGGGCCGGCAGCTGTCTGCTTTCCGTGGTCTGGGTCTTTTTCCGATTGCCTGAGCCCAAGGGACGGACGTATGCGGAGCTGGATGAGCTGTTTGAGAGGGGCGTGCCGGCGCGCAAGTTTGCAAAGACGCACGTTGATCCGTATGCTGGTGAGGAGAAGCACCATGTGTAG
- the MAL2_0 gene encoding Alpha-glucosidase encodes MGAFIRHETPYWKEATFYQVYPASFKDSNNDGWGDLPGLISKLDYICDLGVDVVWVSPIFESPQKDMGYDVSDYQAIYAPYGTVQDVDTLVKECHSRHMKVILDLVVNHTSSEHPWFKESRSSKSNPKRDWYIWKPARYDKNGIRHPPTNWRGYFASSTWTWDETTQEYYLHLYAADQPDLNWENKECREAIYDETMRFWLDRGVDGFRIDTVNKYSKRQDFVDAPITDPSSDHQPAPEMWCNGPRIHEFIKEMNRKVLAPYNAVSVGELSLTPHPSQVVPYVSAAAKELDMVFEFSVIRLGTGDGFGAKYIYNPYPLTKLKDLTQTWQSFIEGTDAWATAFIENHDNGRAISRFGNASTREKWLSSGKTIALWQATLTGSLFIYQGQEIGMVNMPRAWGIEEYKDIESRNFYAEAAASGSDERARDTIKGLQILARDHSRIPFQWDSSRHAGFTDSGRPWMRVHDNYQSVNASQQIEDPESILNFYKAVLKMRKEYRDIFIHGTFQLIDAEDEKIFSYVKTSSQRVNERGHLAKAVVVLNMSDEEHECPSLRESPKAGEDEWRCLISTETGIAGSKADRCSSIGAWHGRVYVNFSYYQ; translated from the coding sequence ATGGGTGCTTTCATTCGCCATGAGACGCCCTACTGGAAAGAGGCAACCTTTTACCAGGTCTATCCAGCTTCCTTCAAGGACTCCAACAATGACGGCTGGGGAGACCTTCCCGGTCTCATCTCCAAGCTGGACTACATATGCGATCTAGGCGTCGATGTGGTTTGGGTTTCGCCCATTTTCGAATCGCCCCAGAAAGACATGGGATACGATGTTTCCGACTACCAGGCCATCTACGCACCTTACGGCACGGTACAAGATGTTGACACACTCGTGAAGGAGTGCCATTCGAGGCACATGAAAGTCATCCTAGACCTGGTGGTTAACCATACCTCGTCTGAGCACCCGTGGTTCAAAGAATCGCGGTCATCAAAAAGCAACCCCAAGCGAGACTGGTACATTTGGAAACCAGCGCGGTACGACAAGAATGGCATCAGACACCCTCCTACCAATTGGCGAGGGTACTTTGCAAGCTCAACCTGGACATGGGACGAGACAACGCAGGAGTACTACCTCCATTTGTATGCCGCCGATCAGCCGGACCTCAACTGGGAAAATAAGGAGTGTCGAGAGGCCATCTATGACGAAACCATGCGCTTTTGGCTTGATCGCGGGGTTGACGGATTCCGCATCGACACGGTGAACAAGTATTCGAAGCGACAAGATTTTGTCGATGCGCCGATTACGGATCCTAGTTCTGATCATCAACCAGCCCCGGAGATGTGGTGTAATGGCCCTAGAATACACGAGTTCATCAAGGAGATGAATCGCAAGGTATTGGCTCCATACAATGCCGTTTCTGTGGGAGAGCTATCCTTGACTCCGCACCCGTCTCAGGTTGTCCCATATGTGTCCGCCGCGGCTAAAGAACTCGACATGgtttttgagttttccgtGATCCGTCTTGGAACGGGCGATGGTTTCGGTGCAAAATATATCTACAACCCATACCCTCTCACCAAACTCAAGGACCTCACACAAACATGGCAGTCGTTTATCGAGGGCACAGATGCTTGGGCAACTGCCTTTATAGAAAACCATGACAACGGCCGAGCCATATCGCGATTTGGAAATGCTTCCACTCGCGAAAAGTGGCTATCGTCTGGCAAGACCATTGCTCTATGGCAAGCCACTCTCACTGGGTCGCTTTTCATTTACCAAGGGCAAGAGATTGGCATGGTGAATATGCCTAGGGCCTGGGGCATCGAAGAATACAAGGATATCGAGAGTCGCAACTTTTACGCCGAGGCAGCCGCGTCGGGTAGTGACGAAAGGGCGCGAGACACCATCAAGGGTCTGCAGATTTTGGCAAGAGACCACTCCAGAATCCCCTTTCAATGGGACAGCTCACGCCATGCTGGATTCACCGACAGCGGGAGGCCTTGGATGCGAGTGCACGACAATTACCAGTCGGTCAATGCCTCGCAGCAAATTGAAGACCCGGAGTCGATCCTAAACTTTTACAAGGCCgtgttgaagatgaggaaggaGTATCGCGATATCTTCATCCACGGAACCTTCCAGCTGATTGACGCAGAAGACGAGAAGATTTTTTCATATGTCAAAACATCTAGCCAGCGGGTCAATGAGCGCGGACATCTTGCAAAGGCAGTTGTAGTGCTGAATATGAGCGACGAAGAACATGAATGTCCCAGTCTACGAGAGTCGCCGAaggccggcgaggacgagtGGCGGTGTTTGATCAGTACAGAAACAGGTATTGCGGGGAGCAAAGCGGATAGATGCTCATCGATCGGTGCTTGGCATGGGCGCGTGTATGTCAATTTTAGCTATTATCAATAA